Genomic window (Saccharothrix australiensis):
TCGACGTTGGCCGGGATCCCGCCGAGGTCGGCCGGGTCGACGTGCTTGCCGATGTTGATCACCACGTGCCAGTCGAGGTCGCCGAACGCCGCCAGGCACGCCCGGTAGAACGCCGGGTCGTCGGTGTAGGCCGAGCCGAGCGAGATCAGCAGGACCGGCCGGCCGTCGGCGGGCGCGTCCCAGCCGCCCTGGAACGACCGGTCGCCGATGCACGGGCCGACGAAGGTGTACTTGTCGGCCACCCGCTCGCCGTACTGGAACGACCGCGCGATGCTCACGACGGCCCGGTCGGGGTCGCCCACGAACGCCTGCGGGTCCATGTCCACGCCCTCGGCGCGCAGCCACGCCCCGATCTCGGCGTGGACCGCCTTCATCTCGGGCGTCTCGTTGACCTCGCCCATGTCCTCCTCCCAGCCCTCGTAGGCCACGAAGGTGGGGGAGAACTGGATGGCGGGCACACCCCAGCGGGCGGCGAGGACGCGCGCGGGCCACGCGCCGATGTCGTACACGACCACGTCCGGGCGGTCGTCGGCGTAGGCCGCGGCCAGGACGGGCAGCAGGGCGACGGCCTCGTCCAGGAACAGCTTCATGGCGGGCGCCATCCCGGTCGGCCACTGCCCGTCCTCGGCGGGCAGGGTGGTCGGGTAGGCGACCGGCGTCGCGCCGGCGTGCTCGACCGCGGCGCGGAAGGCCGCCGGCACGGCGTAGGTGACCCGGTGGCCGCGCGCGACGAGTTCCGCCACGACGGGCAGCGTCGGGTTCACGTGGCCGTGGCCGGGGATGTTGAAGAAAGCGATGTGCGACAAGGATCTCTCCGGTGATTCCGAGGATGGCTCAGGAGCCCCGTCACGCGGTGCGCGCGGGGGCGGGCGGCTGAGCCGGAATCAGAGGTAGAAGACCTTGAACGCGAACATGGGCCAACGGTAGCGCGGCCGTCGAATCATTTTCCGAGCACCGCTCGCAACGCGATCCGGACGGCGTCGACGAGCTCGGCCCGGCTCTCCGGCGTGCCGGGCGCGGGCGCGTGCGCGGCGCCCGCGCCGACCAGGCGGTCGAACAGCAGGCCGTCGAGGAACGCGACCAGGTCGCGCCCCCTGCGGTCGGCGTCCGGCACGCCCGCCCGTTCGAGCAGCTCCCGTGCGCCGGCGCGCACCCGGTCGCCGTGCGCGAGGATGCCGCGCAGCTCCGGGTGGCGGGTGGCCTCCAGCAGGCACGCGTACCGCGCGAGGACGCGTTCCCGACCGGTGGTCATCCAGTGGTCCAGCAGGTGCCCGATGGACCGGGCGAACGCGTCGGCGTCCACCGGGCCCGGTCGGTCGGCGTCGGCCGCCTCCGCCTCGTCCTGCTCGGCCAGGCGCGCCACCACGCCCTCGACCAGCGCCTTCCGGGTGCGGAAGTAGGCCGAGGTGGACCCCTGCGGCAGGCCGGCCTCGGCGTCGACGGCGCGGTGGGTCAGGCCGCGCATGCCCCGCGTGGCGACCACGTGGACGGCCGCGTCGGCGATGGCGGTCATCCGGTCGGACACGGACCACCTTCCCTTCTACACCTGTAGAGTACGGGTCCTCTACAGGTGTAGAAGCGGGGGCGGTCATGCGTGCGGTGGTGGTCGGTGGTGGTCTCGGTGGTGTCGCGGCGGCGGTGGCGCTGCGCGTGGTCGGGTGGGAGGTCGTCGTGCTGGAGCGGGCGGCCGAGTTCGGCGAGGTCGGCGCGGGTGTGGGCGTGATGCCGAACGCCCTGCGGGCGCTGCGCGCGCTGGGGCTGGAGGACGCCGTGCGCGCGATCGGCACGCCGCGCGTGTCGAGCGGCGTCCGGGACCGGCGGGGCCGCCCGCTGTTCCGCGTCGACGCCGCCGAGGCGGAGCACGTCGTCGCCGTGCACCGGGCGGACCTGCACCGGGTGTTGCGGTCGGCGCTGCCGGCGCGGTGCCTGGTCACCGACACCGAGGTCGCCTCGGCGGACGACGTGGACGCCGACCTGGTGGTCGCGGCGGACGGCATCCGCAGCCGGCTCCGGGCGGAGCTGTTCCCCGGCCACCCCGGACCGGTGTACGCGGGCACGACGGCGTGGCGCAGCGTGACCGAGGCGCGGTTCCCGCGCGACCTGGAGCTGAGCCAGACGCTCGGGCCGGGCACGGAGTTCGGCGTGCTGCCCTTGGGCGACGGCCGGGTGTGCTGGTACGCGGCGACGGTCGCGCCGGAGGGCGGGCGGGAGGCCGACGAGTTGGCGCGGGTGCGCGAGGTGGTGGGCGACTGGCACGACCCGATCCCGGCCCTGCTGGCCGCGACACCGCCCGAGACCCTGCTGCGGCACGACATCCACGAGCTGGCCGCGCCGCTGCCCGCCTTCGTGCGCGGCCGGGTGGCGCTGCTCGGCGACGCCGCCCACGCCATGACGCCCTACCTGGGGCAGGGCGCCTGCATGGCCTTCGAGGACGCCGTGGTGCTGGCGGCCGCGTGCGCCCGGCACACCGCGGTGCCGTCGGCGCTCGCGGCCTACGACCGGGCGCGCCGGCCGCGCGCGCAGGCGATCGTCCGCGCGTCGCGGCTCGCCGGCCGGTTCGGGCACCGGCTGCGCCACCCGCTGGCGGTGGCCGCGCGGGACGCCGCCGTGCGGGCGATCCCGACGAGCGTGACCCTGCGGGGCGCCGAGCGGTTCCTGGCGTGGGAACCGCCGGCCCTGTCACCCGATCGGTGAAGCCTTGGTGATGTAAATCACGGATCACCACCGTGATTCGGGCGAGTAACGATCCGGTAACACTCGTTTGCCCAGGGTCGCTCACACTTCCGCGCGATCAAGCACTCACCGTGTGGTGTCGATCGCCCGGCGTGGTGGCTCCCCGTGATCGACACGGCGGTGCGGGCACCGCCGCCGGGCAACTACGGTGTCGCGGCATGGCCCCCGTCCCCTCGTGCCCGACTGAAGCCATCCCCCTGCACACCACCCGCGTCGACCTCGCCGAGGCCGTCGACTTCGTCCGCCTGCACCACGCCGAGCACCCGGAAGCAGGACCCGTCGAGCGCCGGTTGGCGGCGGTGCGCGCGGAGGTCGCCGCGACCGGCACCTACCGCCACACGCCCGCCGAGCTGGCCTTCGGGGCGCGCGTCGCCTGGCGCAACAGCGCCCGCTGCATCGGCCGCCTGTACTGGCGCAGCCTCAAGGTCCGCGACCTGAGGGACCTGCGCGACCCGAAAGAGGTCGCCGACGAGTGCGTCGAGCACCTGAGGCTCGCGACCAACGGCGGTCGCGTCCGCCCCGTCATCACCGTGTTCGCCCCCGACGAGCCGGGCAGGCCGGGCCCGCGCATCCGCAACGACCAGCTGATCCGGTACGCGGGCTACCGGGGTCGGGACGGCGGCGTGCTCGGCGACCGCCGCAACACCGCCCTGACCGACGCCGCCCTCGCGCACGGCTGGCGCCCGCCGACGCCGCGCGGGCCGTTCGACGTGCTGCCGCTCATCGTCGAGCGCGAGGACGCCGAGCCGGCGGTGGTGGAGCTGCCCCGCGACGCCGTGCTGGAGGTGCCGATGAGCCACCCGGAGTACCCGTGGCTCGCGCGGCTCGGGCTCAAGTGGCACGCCGTGCCCGCGATCAGCGACATGCGGCTGCGGATCGGCGGCGTCGACTACCCGGCCGCCCCGTTCAACGGCTGGTACATGGGCACCGAGATCGGCGCGCGCAACTTCGCCGACACCGACCGCTACGACCTGCTGCCCTACCTGGGCAGGCGGATGGGGTTGGACACCTCCGACGTGCGGACCCTGTGGAAGGACCGGGTGCTGGTGGAGCTGAACCGGGCGGTGCTGCACTCGTTCGCGAGCGCGGGCGTCACCATCACCGACCACCACACCGAGTCGGACCGCTTCCTGACGCACCTGCGCCGGGAGGAGGAGGCCGGCCGGTCGTGCCCGGCCGACTGGACGTGGATCGTCCCGCCCCTGTCCGGCGGGATCACCAGCGTGTTCCACCGGTACTACGACAAGGGCGAGCTGGTGCCGAACTTCTTCCCCGCCGGCACGAAGGGCGTCTGCCCGGTCATCCACTGACGCCGCGCCGCACCCGCCCGCAGTACGTCCGTCCGGTTAACGTCAACGGCGTGGTGTGGTGTGGATCACCTTTGATCGACTACTGTGCCGTTTCGTGAGAGTGGGCATTCCCGCGGAGTCGCGGCCCGCCGAGCGCCGCGTGGCAGGTCTACCCGAGACGGTGGCCTCGCTGATCGGCGCAGGTCTCGCGGTGGAGGTGCAATCCGGCGCGGGCGCGCACGCCCACGCCTCGGACGCCGCCTACCGCTCGGCGGGCGCCGAGATCGTCCCCGACCACCCCGCCGGCCGGGCCGACGTCGTCACCTCCGTGCAGCCGCTGGACCCGGACCGGGCACGGCTGCTGCGCGCGGGCGACATCACCGTCAGCTTCCTCCAGCCGGCCGCCGAGCTGGACCTCGTCCGCGTCCTCGCCGACCGCGGTGTCACCGCGTTCAGCCTGGACCTGCTGCCCCGCGTGACGCGGGCGCAGAGCGCGGACGCCCTGTCCTCGCAGGCCCTCGTCGCGGGATACCGGGCGGTCCTGCTGGCCGCCGGGCGGCTGCCGCGCTTCCTGCCGATGTTCACCACGGCCGCCGGCACCGTGCCGCCCGCCAAGGTGCTCGTGCTCGGCGCGGGCGTGGCCGGCCTCCAGGCCATCGCCACCGCCCGCCGGCTCGGCGCCGTCGTGGAGGCGTACGACGTGCGCAGGGCCGCCGCCGAGGAGGTGCGCAGCCTCGGCGCGAAGTTCCTCGAACTCGACCTGGAGACCCAGGACGGCGTCTACGCGGCCGAGCAGTCCGAGACCCACCTGGAGCGCCAGCGCGAGCTGATCGCGGAGCGCGTCGCCGCGAGCGACGTCGTGATCTCCACCGCCGCCGTGCCGGGCCGCAAGGCGCCGGTGCTGGTCACCACCGACATGCTCAAGGCGATGGCGCCGGGGTCCGTGGTGGTCGACCTGGCGGCCGAGTCGGGCGGCAACGTCGTGGGCTCCGCGCCCGGTGAGGACGTGTGGGTCGGCGACGTGCTGGTGCACGGCGCGCGGAACCTGCCGAGCGGGATGCCCGCGCACGCCAGCCGCCTGTACGCGAAGAACGTCGCCAACCTGCTCGCCCTGATGACCGCGGACGGGCGGGTCGAGCCGGACCTGACCGACGAGGTGCTGTCCGGCGCCTGCCTCACCCACGCCGGCGAAGTCCGGCACGCGCCCACCAGGGAGCTGCTGTGATCGACCTGCTGACGATCTTCGTGCTGGCCGTGTTCGTCGGTTTCGAGGTGGTCTCGAAGGTCTCGACGATCCTGCACACCCCGCTGATGTCCGGCGCGAACGCGATCCACGGCGTGATCCTGGTCGGCGCGATCCTGATCACCGGCCAGGCCGACGGCGGCGTCGCGCTCGCCCTCGGCCTGCTCGCCGTCTTCCTGGCCACGGTCAACGTGGTCGGCGGGTTCGTCGTGACCGACCGGATGCTGGAGATGTTCAAGGGGCACAAGCGATGAACTGGGTCCAGCTCGCCTACCTGGCCGCCGCCCTGTGCTTCATCCTGGCGCTGAAGGGCCTCAGCACGCCGAAGTACGCCCGCGCGGGCAACCTGGTCGGCGCGGCCGGCATGGCCCTGGCCGTCGTCACCGCGTACACGACGATCGAGCGGAACGGGCTGCTCGTCCTGGTCGCCGTGGCGGCGGGCACCGCCGTCGGCATCCCGGCGGCCCGGCAGGTCAAGATGACCGCCATCCCGCAGATGGTGGCGCTGTTCAACGGCGTCGGCGGCGCGGCGGCGGCCCTCGTGGCGCTGGCCGAGTTCGTGGCGGTCGGCGGGGCGGGCGTGCTGTTCGCCGTCGCGACCGTGCTGACCGTCCTGATCGGCGCGGTGAGCTTCTCCGGCAGCGTCGTCACGTTCCTCAAGC
Coding sequences:
- a CDS encoding macrolide family glycosyltransferase: MSHIAFFNIPGHGHVNPTLPVVAELVARGHRVTYAVPAAFRAAVEHAGATPVAYPTTLPAEDGQWPTGMAPAMKLFLDEAVALLPVLAAAYADDRPDVVVYDIGAWPARVLAARWGVPAIQFSPTFVAYEGWEEDMGEVNETPEMKAVHAEIGAWLRAEGVDMDPQAFVGDPDRAVVSIARSFQYGERVADKYTFVGPCIGDRSFQGGWDAPADGRPVLLISLGSAYTDDPAFYRACLAAFGDLDWHVVINIGKHVDPADLGGIPANVELHRWLPQLDILSHAKVFITHCGMGGTMEALYHGVPMVGVPTIDEQVMNAVRVAELGLGRHLPREEATPEALRAAVLELAGDEQVAARLAAFRAEVRAAGGTAAAADVIEGALG
- a CDS encoding TetR/AcrR family transcriptional regulator, producing MSDRMTAIADAAVHVVATRGMRGLTHRAVDAEAGLPQGSTSAYFRTRKALVEGVVARLAEQDEAEAADADRPGPVDADAFARSIGHLLDHWMTTGRERVLARYACLLEATRHPELRGILAHGDRVRAGARELLERAGVPDADRRGRDLVAFLDGLLFDRLVGAGAAHAPAPGTPESRAELVDAVRIALRAVLGK
- a CDS encoding FAD-dependent monooxygenase, yielding MRAVVVGGGLGGVAAAVALRVVGWEVVVLERAAEFGEVGAGVGVMPNALRALRALGLEDAVRAIGTPRVSSGVRDRRGRPLFRVDAAEAEHVVAVHRADLHRVLRSALPARCLVTDTEVASADDVDADLVVAADGIRSRLRAELFPGHPGPVYAGTTAWRSVTEARFPRDLELSQTLGPGTEFGVLPLGDGRVCWYAATVAPEGGREADELARVREVVGDWHDPIPALLAATPPETLLRHDIHELAAPLPAFVRGRVALLGDAAHAMTPYLGQGACMAFEDAVVLAAACARHTAVPSALAAYDRARRPRAQAIVRASRLAGRFGHRLRHPLAVAARDAAVRAIPTSVTLRGAERFLAWEPPALSPDR
- a CDS encoding nitric oxide synthase oxygenase, with protein sequence MAPVPSCPTEAIPLHTTRVDLAEAVDFVRLHHAEHPEAGPVERRLAAVRAEVAATGTYRHTPAELAFGARVAWRNSARCIGRLYWRSLKVRDLRDLRDPKEVADECVEHLRLATNGGRVRPVITVFAPDEPGRPGPRIRNDQLIRYAGYRGRDGGVLGDRRNTALTDAALAHGWRPPTPRGPFDVLPLIVEREDAEPAVVELPRDAVLEVPMSHPEYPWLARLGLKWHAVPAISDMRLRIGGVDYPAAPFNGWYMGTEIGARNFADTDRYDLLPYLGRRMGLDTSDVRTLWKDRVLVELNRAVLHSFASAGVTITDHHTESDRFLTHLRREEEAGRSCPADWTWIVPPLSGGITSVFHRYYDKGELVPNFFPAGTKGVCPVIH
- a CDS encoding NAD(P) transhydrogenase subunit alpha — translated: MRVGIPAESRPAERRVAGLPETVASLIGAGLAVEVQSGAGAHAHASDAAYRSAGAEIVPDHPAGRADVVTSVQPLDPDRARLLRAGDITVSFLQPAAELDLVRVLADRGVTAFSLDLLPRVTRAQSADALSSQALVAGYRAVLLAAGRLPRFLPMFTTAAGTVPPAKVLVLGAGVAGLQAIATARRLGAVVEAYDVRRAAAEEVRSLGAKFLELDLETQDGVYAAEQSETHLERQRELIAERVAASDVVISTAAVPGRKAPVLVTTDMLKAMAPGSVVVDLAAESGGNVVGSAPGEDVWVGDVLVHGARNLPSGMPAHASRLYAKNVANLLALMTADGRVEPDLTDEVLSGACLTHAGEVRHAPTRELL
- a CDS encoding NAD(P) transhydrogenase subunit alpha; its protein translation is MIDLLTIFVLAVFVGFEVVSKVSTILHTPLMSGANAIHGVILVGAILITGQADGGVALALGLLAVFLATVNVVGGFVVTDRMLEMFKGHKR